Proteins encoded within one genomic window of Humulus lupulus chromosome 1, drHumLupu1.1, whole genome shotgun sequence:
- the LOC133812829 gene encoding putative oxidoreductase C1F5.03c, which translates to MAAVTIRLSPPIPVSLPPILRQRRIRKISTVIRLSTSMDSQHNRPERVVVCGGGVIGVCTAYFLAKNGAAVTLVEKSSVACAASGKAGGFLALDWCDGGPVSSLARASFNLHRSLSEELDGPQYYGYRPVDTLSLTVTETQNENPPSGSRSSGRSSLPSWVDGTTARGPRTIGTVETTAQVHPQLFTRTLISKAVESYGVEVVMGKVERVEAEEGRVNSVVLEGGRVVESDAVVLALGPWCGKFELLSSLFRVSALKAHSIVLEPKEPGLITPHALFLSFYPSNGGKPLDPEVYPRPTGEVYVCGMSAEEDVPEDPEQIVGKPESIQVLKTVAGSVSSHLREGEAQVKAEQACFLPCTDDGVPIIGEVPGIKGCYVATGHSCWGILNGPATGAAMAELVLEGRAAIVDLSPFSPARFVRRSKR; encoded by the exons atggcggcggtgACAATTCGACTTTCGCCGCCAATTCCAGTGTCACTCCCTCCGATTCTCCGACAACGCCGAATCCGAAAAATCTCCACCGTAATCCGTTTATCGACCTCCATGGACTCTCAACACAACCGCCCCGAACGAGTTGTCGTATGCGGCGGCGGAGTCATCGGGGTATGCACAGCTTACTTTCTTGCCAAGAACGGCGCCGCCGTCACCCTCGTCGAGAAATCTTCCGTCGCGTGCGCCGCCTCAGGTAAAGCCGGAGGATTTCTCGCGCTAGACTGGTGCGACGGTGGACCCGTATCTTCTCTCGCCCGCGCTAGCTTCAATCTCCACCGTTCGCTCTCCGAAGAGCTCGATGGCCCCCAATACTACGGCTACAGACCCGTCGACACTCTCAGCCTCACTGTCACAGAGACCCAGAATGAGAATCCTCCCTCCGGTTCTCGATCCTCCGGTAGGTCCAGTTTGCCGTCGTGGGTCGATGGTACTACAGCTCGGGGCCCAAGAACTATTGGGACCGTCGAAACCACGGCTCAGGTTCATCCCCAGCTCTTTACGAGGACGCTGATTTCGAAAGCCGTGGAGAGTTACGGCGTCGAGGTGGTGATGGGGAAGGTGGAACGAGTTGAGGCGGAGGAAGGTCGAGTTAACTCGGTGGTGCTTGAAGGGGGCAGGGTGGTGGAGTCGGACGCCGTCGTTTTGGCACTCGGACCATGGTGTGGGAAGTTTGAGCTATTGTCGTCGTTGTTTAGAGTTTCGGCTCTCAAGGCTCATAGCATTGTTTTGGAGCCTAAAGAACCTGGTTTGATAACCCCTCATGCCCTTTTCTTGAGCTTCTACCCTTCTAATGGAGGAAAGCCATTGGACCCAGAAGTTTATCCTCGTCCAACAG GGGAGGTGTACGTATGTGGAATGTCAGCGGAGGAGGATGTTCCCGAAGACCCGGAGCAGATCGTGGGCAAACCAGAATCAATACAGGTGCTTAAGACGGTGGCCGGCAGTGTGTCGAGTCATCTAAGGGAAGGAGAGGCCCAAGTGAAGGCCGAGCAAGCTTGCTTTCTGCCATGTACAGACGACGGAGTCCCCATAATCGGGGAGGTTCCTGGGATCAAGGGCTGCTACGTTGCCACGGGACATAGTTGTTGGGGAATTCTGAATGGTCCGGCCACTGGGGCTGCCATGGCCGAGCTTGTGCTTGAAGGGCGTGCTGCCATTGTTGATCTCAGTCCATTTAGCCCTGCCAGGTTTGTTAGGCGTAGTAAGCGTTAA